The proteins below are encoded in one region of Ricinus communis isolate WT05 ecotype wild-type chromosome 6, ASM1957865v1, whole genome shotgun sequence:
- the LOC8277529 gene encoding LOW QUALITY PROTEIN: SWI/SNF complex subunit SWI3B (The sequence of the model RefSeq protein was modified relative to this genomic sequence to represent the inferred CDS: deleted 3 bases in 2 codons), translated as MAASTPSFKDPPLPSSTPVPPSLNPPPPPPPPPPPPPPSSSPPSTNNVTPRPPPPSSDADVVHIPSYSRWFSWNSIHECEVRFLPDFFDSRSPSKNPRVYKYYRNSIIKCFRQNNPSVKITFTEVRKTLVGDVGSIRRVFDFLEAWGLINYFPSALSKPLKWEDKDAKSSASADVKGNSADSTPPKRDATKRLCSGCQSVCSIACFVCDKFDLTLCARCYVRGNYRIGVSSTDFRRVEISEEIRSEWTEKETLQLLEAVTHFGDDWKKVALHVPGRSERDCVSHFIKLPFGEQFAGYTDLGELNDKYDQVKDSSDAVCGSESIDSSSSSKKMRLTPLADASNPIMGQAAFLSALAGTEVAEAAARAAVTALSEPSKSSLGSFSRSTREQGAIDASNGNAEQNGCERTSLDANSLLEKEELDAERAISRLVEVQLKEIQDKIIRFEKLDLLMEKEWQQLEQVKNLLFVDQLTLLFHKKSAPKTEEHVEENVRTE; from the exons atggccGCTTCTACACCTTCTTTTAAAGACCCTCCTTTACCCTCCTCCACCCCAGTCCCACCTTCT TTAAACCCACCACCgccacctccacctccacctccaccgCCACCTCCGAGTTCCTCA CCGCCCTCCACCAACAACGTCACTCCCCGCCCACCACCCCCCTCCTCCGATGCCGACGTTGTCCATATCCCTAGTTACTCCA GGTGGTTCTCTTGGAACAGTATTCATGAGTGCGAGGTTCGGTTTTTACCTGATTTCTTTGATTCACGTTCGCCTTCGAAGAACCCTAGGGTTTATAAGTACTATAGGAACTCAATTATCAAGTGTTTTAGGCAGAATAATCCTTCTGTAAAGATTACCTTTACGGAGGTTAGGAAAACACTTGTTGGTGATGTGGGTTCTATTCGTAGGGTTTTTGATTTTTTGGAAGCTTGGggtttgattaattattttcctaGTGCTTTGAGTAAACCATTAAAATGGGAAGATAAAGATGCTAAGAGTAGTGCTAGTGCTGATGTTAAAGGCAATTCTGCTGATTCTACACCTCCGAAAAGGGATGCTACTAAAAGATTGTGTAGCGGTTGCCAGTCTGTTTGCAGCATTGCTTGCTTTGTTTGCGATAAG TTTGACTTGACACTTTGTGCTCGGTGCTATGTTCGTGGCAACTATCGCATTGGTGTTAGTTCCACGGATTTCAGGCGGGTTGAGATCAGTGAAGAAATAAGGTCAGAATGGACAGAGAAAGAAACATTGCAACTTCTGGAGGCGGTTACACATTTTGGTGATGACTGGAAGAAGGTTGCACTTCATGTGCCTGGTAGAAGTGAGAGGGACTGTGTCTCTCATTTTATCAAGCTTCCTTTTGGGGAACAATTTGCTGGTTATACAGACTTGGGGGAACTGAATGACAAGTATGACCAAGTGAAGGACTCTAGTGATGCCGTATGTGGATCAGAAAGTATTGACTCCTCATCTTCGAGCAAAAAGATGCGTCTTACACCTCTTGCAGATGCTAGCAACCCTATAATGGGTCAG GCTGCTTTTCTATCAGCTCTAGCGGGTACTGAAGTTGCAGAAGCTGCTGCTCGAGCAGCTGTGACAGCTCTTAGTGAACCAAGTAAAAGCAGTCTTGGATCTTTTTCCAGGAGTACAAGAGAACAAG GTGCCATTGATGCATCTAACGGGAATGCAGAGCAAAATGGATGTGAAAGGACTTCCTTAGATGCTAATTCACTGCTCGAGAAGGAAGAGCTAGATGCGGAGAGAGCGATCTCCAGGCTGGTAGAAGTGCAG CTGAAAGAGATCCAAGACAAGATTATTCGATTTGAGAAGTTGGATTTGCTGATGGAGAAAGAGTGGCAGCAGTTAGAGCAAGTGAAAAATCTGCTCTTTGTTGATCAGCTCACacttttatttcataaaaaatcaGCCCCAAAAACTGAGGAACATGTGGAGGAGAATGTAAGAACAGAGTGA
- the LOC8277528 gene encoding protein argonaute 2, with product MESGGGGFMGGKAATGGGRAAAGRGRGRGMNNDNSGCTGGGRGGYQYRTHYHQQQHGQSGVSSQDNSSYGGRGGAGGYGCRGGDGAGRGGGGAGGRFSGSSGRGGRGRRGSSRGSASSQDIAAINPEHTVQQMQPLNLSRQDNSSGKNNIRTISLRVNHFLLSFDPESIIRHYDFSIKPDVPARNSLPMKVPKTILSMIRNKLFSDDPTRFPLSMTVYDGEKNIFSTVSLPTGKFKVELSKNEGIRIRSFMVELQLVNELKCDKLNDYLRGRVVSVPREVLQALDVVMKENPMRQMIYAGRIFHPIMPYPGDDLRRGITASRGIKHTLKPTSQGLALCLDYSVLPLLKQMPVIDFLKEHIRGFNLNNFRAFRREVERVLKELKVTVNHRTTGQKFKIAGLTHDDTQDISFEVDRISERKVWLVDYFKEKYNKNITHRNIPCLDLGKKNRTNYVPMEFCSIAKGQRFAMEDLDRNQSEKLRRISLASPKSREGMICDMIQSSDGPCGGDISQNFGIGTDLNMTKVTGRVLAPPELKLGNSGGRPTAVDRDKCHWNLFKKSVVHSKPIRLWGVLNFGSNDLEKFIPELISNSEKLGIHMDEPLFCLHHPMNLLHNVDNLQQLLESVNNECYKRNGGEYLQILVCVLPKEDPGYSNLKWICETKVGIVTQCCLSENAFRPKAQFLANLALKINAKLGGSNVELFKQPQCLQSKGHVMFIGADVNHPSSYNSTSPSIAAVVATMNWPAANQYGALICPQDHRAEKILKFGDMCLELVNAYARLNQVRPENIVVFRDGVSESQFDMVLNEELKDIKAAFESLEYFPTITLIVAQKRHTTRLFLDSDEDENVPPGTVVDTVITSPSGSDIYLCSHFGQIGTSKPAHYQVLQNEIEFTPNELQEFIYSICFTSAQCTKPVSLVPPVIYADRAAFRGRLYYNAMELHQPSAPSTSSSSLASFDEQPFRLHPNLENSMFYI from the exons ATGGAGAGTGGTGGTGGGGGCTTTATGGGAGGAAAGGCGGCTACTGGCGGTGGTCGTGCTGCTGCTGGAAGAGGGAGAGGGAGAGGAATGAATAATGATAATAGTGGATGCACTGGTGGTGGCCGCGGTGGTTATCAGTATCGTACTCATTATCATCAACAGCAGCATGGTCAGAGTGGGGTTTCAAGCCAAGATAACTCCAGTTATGGTGGCCGTGGTGGTGCTGGTGGTTATGGCTGCCGTGGTGGTGATGGTGCTGGCCGCGGTGGTGGTGGTGCTGGGGGTAGATTCAGCGGTAGTAGTGGAAGAGGAGGACGAGGACGACGAGGGAGCAGCAGGGGATCTGCCAGTAGCCAAGATATAGCAGCCATTAACCCTG AACATACTGTTCAACAAATGCAGCCATTAAACCTTTCTCGACAAGATAACAGCAGTGGCAAAAATAATATCCGGACGATTAGCCTTCGTGTTAATCATTTTCTGCTAAGCTTCGACCCAGAAAGCATCATCAGGCACTATGATTTTTCCATTAAACCAGATGTACCTGCAAGGAATAGTTTGCCTATGAAGGTGCCAAAGACCATTCTATCCATGATACGGAACAAGTTATTCTCAGATGACCCTACCCGCTTCCCCTTGTCAATGACTGTATATGATGGTGAGAAGAACATTTTCAGTACAGTTTCATTACCCACAGGTAAATTTAAGGTCGAATTATCAAAGAATGAAGGAATCAGGATCCGTTCGTTTATGGTTGAACTCCAGCTTGTGAATGAGCTGAAATGTGACAAGTTGAATGATTATCTTAGAGGAAGGGTGGTTTCGGTTCCTCGTGAAGTATTGCAAGCTTTGGATGTGGTCATGAAGGAGAATCCAATGAGGCAAATGATTTATGCTGGTCGAATTTTCCATCCTATCATGCCTTATCCTGGGGATGATCTCAGACGTGGAATTACAGCTTCTAGAGGAATCAAACATACCCTGAAGCCAACATCCCAGGGTCTagccttgtgtctggattatTCAGTTCTGCCTTTGCTCAAGCAAATGCCGGTCATAGATTTTCTCAAGGAGCATATTCGAGGCTTTAACTTGAACAATTTCAGAGCTTTCAGGAGAGAAGTGGAGAGAGTTTTGAAAGAATTGAAAGTTACTGTTAATCACAGAACTACAGGTCAGAAATTCAAAATAGCAGGTTTAACCCACGATGACACACAGGATATTTCATTCGAGGTGGATCGTATCTCTGAGAGGAAAGTTTGGCTTGTTGactattttaaagaaaaatacaacAAGAATATTACACACAGAAATATACCATGCTTAGATTTAGGTAAAAAGAACAGGACAAATTATGTTCCTATGGAGTTCTGCAGCATAGCTAAGGGGCAGAGGTTTGCAATGGAGGATCTGGATCGAAATCAATCCGAAAAGTTGAGGAGAATTTCATTAGCTTCGCCAAAGTCTAGAGAGGGCATGATATGCGACATGATACAATCAAGTGATGGACCCTGTGG TGGAGATATCAGCCAAAATTTTGGGATTGGAACAGATCTGAATATGACAAAAGTTACTGGTCGGGTTCTTGCGCCACCAGAACTGAAGCTTGGCAATTCAGGAGGAAGACCAACAGCTGTTGATAGAGACAAATGCCATTGGAACCTTTTCAAAAAGTCGGTAGTTCACAGCAAACCAATTAGGCTGTGGGGAGTGCTCAACTTCGGTAGTAATGATCTTGAAAAATTCATTCCTGAGCTGATCTCTAACAGCGAAAAACTGGGCATTCACATGGATGAGCCTCTTTTCTGTTTACATCATCCAATGAATTTATTACACAATGTTGATAATCTCCAACAGCTGCTTGAAAGTGTTAATAATGAGTGCTATAAGAGGAATGGAGGGGAATATTTACAGATTCTTGTTTGTGTCCTGCCAAAGGAGGATCCTGGTTACAGCAATCTCAAGTGGATATGTGAGACCAAAGTTGGCATTGTAACTCAATGTTGTTTATCCGAAAATGCATTTAGACCAAAAGCTCAATTTCTTGCAAATCTAGCTTTAAAGATCAATGCGAAGCTTGGAGGCAGTAATGTGGAGCTCTTCAAGCAGCCTCAATGCTTGCAAAGTAAAGGCCATGTTATGTTTATTGGTGCTGATGTTAACCATCCTAGCTCTTACAACTCAACAAGTCCTTCAATAGCAGCTGTTGTTGCCACCATGAATTGGCCTGCAGCAAATCAATATGGCGCACTGATTTGTCCTCAAGATCATCGTGCAGAGAAAATCCTGAAATTCGGAGACATGTGTTTAGAGCTTGTGAATGCTTATGCCCGGCTAAATCAGGTAAGACCAGAGAATATTGTTGTATTTCGTGATGGAGTAAGTGAGAGCCAGTTTGATATGGTTCTCAATGAAGAGTTGAAGGATATCAAGGCGGCATTTGAATCACTTGAATACTTCCCAACCATCACTCTTATTGTTGCCCAGAAGCGACACACAACTCGTTTGTTTCTAGATAGTGATGAAGATGAAAATGTACCTCCGGGCACTGTGGTGGATACAGTAATTACAAGTCCTTCTGGGTCTGATATCTATCTTTGCAGCCATTTTGGTCAAATTGGGACGAGCAAGCCAGCACACTACCAGGTGCTGCAGAACGAGATCGAGTTTACTCCTAATGAGTTGCAGGAGTTCATTTACAGCATTTGCTTCACCTCTGCTCAGTGCACCAAGCCTGTCTCACTTGTCCCTCCAGTGATCTATGCTGATCGTGCAGCTTTTAGAGGTCGGCTTTACTACAATGCAATGGAGTTGCATCAGCCTTCAGCAccttcaacatcatcatcttcaCTGGCTTCCTTTGATGAGCAGCCTTTCAGGCTACACCCTAACCTGGAGAACTCTATGTTCTATATTTGA